In Flavivirga abyssicola, the following are encoded in one genomic region:
- the thrS gene encoding threonine--tRNA ligase — MIDITLPDGSVKQFEKNATPMDVAKSISEGFARNVISASFNGTTVETVTPLTTNGTLVLYTWNNDEGKTAFWHSSAHVLAQAIEELYSGAKLTIGPAIENGFYYDVDFGEHVVSEKDFKAIETKMLEIARGKHDFKMRSATKAAALELYSDNEFKTELIENLEDGTITFCDHSTFTDLCRGGHIPNTGIIKAVKILSVAGAYWRGDENNPQLTRVYGISFPKQKELTAHLELLEEAKKRDHRKLGKELELFTFSRKVGQGLPLWLPKGAALRERLENFLKAAQKKAGYEMVISPHIGQKELYVTSGHYAKYGEDSFQPIHTPKEDEEFLLKPMNCPHHCEIYNSAQWSYKDLPKRYAEFGTVYRYEQSGELHGLTRVRGFTQDDAHLFCTPDQLDEEFKNVIDLVLYVFGSLGFENFTAQVSVRDPENPDKYIGDVENWEKAEQAIISAASDKGLNYVIEEGEAAFYGPKLDFMVKDALGRRWQLGTIQVDYNLPERFDLTYKGSDNELHRPIMIHRAPFGSMERFIAILLEHTAGNFPLWLMPTQAVILSISEKYEKYSEKVLNLLENDEIRALVDHRNETIGKKIRESEMQKHPYMIIIGEQEEKENKITVRKHGGENLGMISIERFSEIIKEEINKTLKSF; from the coding sequence ATGATAGATATAACATTACCCGATGGAAGTGTAAAGCAATTTGAAAAAAATGCTACACCTATGGATGTTGCTAAAAGCATTAGTGAAGGATTTGCTAGGAATGTGATTTCGGCAAGTTTTAATGGTACAACAGTAGAAACCGTTACACCATTAACCACCAATGGTACTTTAGTTTTATATACCTGGAATAACGATGAGGGTAAAACTGCTTTTTGGCACTCTTCTGCGCATGTATTAGCACAAGCTATTGAGGAATTGTATTCTGGTGCAAAATTGACAATTGGTCCTGCTATTGAAAATGGGTTTTATTATGATGTAGATTTTGGTGAGCATGTTGTTTCTGAAAAAGACTTTAAAGCTATTGAAACTAAAATGTTGGAGATAGCCCGAGGTAAACATGATTTTAAAATGCGTTCTGCTACAAAAGCTGCGGCTTTAGAACTTTATAGTGATAATGAGTTTAAAACCGAGTTGATAGAAAATCTTGAGGACGGCACGATTACTTTTTGTGATCATTCTACTTTTACAGATTTGTGTCGAGGTGGACATATTCCTAATACTGGTATTATTAAAGCTGTAAAAATCTTGTCGGTTGCTGGAGCTTATTGGAGAGGTGATGAAAATAACCCGCAATTAACACGGGTGTATGGCATATCATTCCCAAAACAAAAAGAGCTTACTGCTCATTTAGAATTATTAGAAGAAGCAAAAAAGCGCGATCATAGAAAATTAGGCAAGGAATTAGAATTGTTTACATTCTCTAGAAAAGTTGGTCAAGGTTTACCATTGTGGTTACCAAAAGGAGCTGCTTTACGCGAACGTTTAGAGAACTTCTTGAAAGCTGCTCAAAAGAAAGCCGGTTACGAAATGGTAATTTCGCCACACATTGGCCAGAAAGAGCTATATGTTACCTCTGGTCATTATGCCAAATATGGTGAGGATAGTTTTCAACCCATACATACACCTAAAGAGGACGAAGAGTTTTTATTAAAACCTATGAACTGTCCACACCACTGTGAAATATACAATAGTGCGCAATGGAGTTATAAAGATTTACCTAAACGTTACGCGGAATTCGGAACGGTTTACAGATATGAACAAAGTGGTGAATTACATGGTTTAACAAGAGTTAGGGGGTTTACTCAAGATGATGCGCATTTATTTTGTACACCAGATCAATTAGATGAAGAATTTAAAAATGTTATAGATTTAGTTCTTTATGTTTTTGGTTCTTTAGGGTTTGAAAATTTTACTGCACAGGTTTCTGTAAGGGATCCAGAAAATCCAGACAAATATATTGGAGATGTTGAAAATTGGGAAAAAGCGGAGCAAGCTATTATTAGTGCTGCATCTGATAAAGGTTTAAATTATGTTATTGAAGAAGGGGAAGCTGCTTTTTATGGTCCTAAATTAGATTTTATGGTAAAGGATGCCTTGGGAAGACGTTGGCAACTGGGAACTATACAGGTAGATTATAATTTACCTGAGCGTTTTGATCTCACTTACAAAGGCAGTGATAATGAGCTTCATCGTCCGATTATGATACACCGTGCTCCTTTTGGAAGCATGGAACGTTTTATAGCTATTTTGTTAGAACATACAGCAGGTAATTTCCCGCTTTGGTTAATGCCAACCCAAGCTGTAATATTATCAATTAGCGAGAAATACGAAAAATACTCGGAAAAAGTTTTAAATTTGCTAGAAAATGACGAAATTCGCGCCCTTGTAGACCATAGAAATGAGACTATTGGGAAGAAGATTCGGGAATCCGAAATGCAGAAACACCCGTATATGATCATCATAGGGGAACAAGAAGAGAAAGAAAACAAAATAACTGTGCGTAAGCATGGTGGAGAGAATTTAGGAATGATTTCCATTGAAAGATTCTCTGAAATTATAAAAGAAGAAATAAATAAAACGTTAAAATCGTTCTAA
- the infC gene encoding translation initiation factor IF-3, with the protein MQEDKHKINSKISAPSVRLVGDNVEIGVYSTRDALKIADEQGLDLVEISPNADPPVCKVMDYKKFLYEQKKRDKALKSKATKVIIKEIRFGPQTDDHDYEFKKKHAEKFLKEGAKLKAFVFFKGRSIIFKEQGQILLLRLAQDLEELGKVEQMPRLEGKRMTMFIAPKK; encoded by the coding sequence ATACAAGAGGATAAACATAAAATAAACTCTAAGATTAGTGCTCCTAGCGTACGTCTTGTTGGAGACAACGTAGAAATTGGTGTTTATTCTACCAGAGATGCTTTAAAAATAGCTGATGAGCAAGGATTAGATCTTGTTGAGATTTCTCCAAATGCTGATCCTCCTGTTTGTAAGGTTATGGATTATAAAAAGTTTCTTTATGAGCAAAAGAAACGTGATAAGGCTTTAAAATCTAAAGCTACTAAAGTTATCATTAAAGAAATTCGTTTTGGTCCTCAAACAGATGACCACGATTATGAATTTAAAAAGAAACATGCTGAGAAATTTTTAAAAGAAGGTGCAAAACTTAAAGCCTTTGTATTTTTTAAAGGACGATCTATTATATTTAAAGAACAAGGTCAGATCTTATTACTGCGTTTAGCTCAGGATTTAGAAGAACTCGGTAAAGTAGAGCAAATGCCACGTTTAGAAGGTAAGCGTATGACCATGTTTATAGCTCCAAAAAAATAA
- the rpmI gene encoding 50S ribosomal protein L35 codes for MPKMKTKSSAKKRFKLTGTGKIKRKHAFKSHILTKKSKKRKLALTHDTLVHKADEDNIKTMLRLK; via the coding sequence ATGCCTAAAATGAAAACAAAATCTAGTGCCAAGAAACGTTTTAAGTTAACGGGTACTGGAAAGATTAAAAGAAAGCACGCTTTTAAAAGTCACATCTTAACAAAGAAGTCTAAAAAGCGTAAACTTGCTCTGACTCATGATACATTAGTACATAAGGCAGACGAGGACAATATTAAAACGATGTTACGTTTAAAGTAA
- the rplT gene encoding 50S ribosomal protein L20 — translation MPRSVNSVAKRARRKKVLKQAKGYFGRRKNVWTVAKNAVDKAMQYSYRDRRNKKRTFRALWITRINAGAREHGLSYSQFMGKLKANDIELNRKVLADLAMNNPEAFKAVIEKVK, via the coding sequence ATGCCAAGATCAGTAAATTCTGTAGCAAAAAGAGCCAGAAGAAAAAAGGTTCTTAAACAAGCAAAAGGTTACTTTGGAAGACGTAAAAACGTTTGGACAGTAGCAAAAAATGCGGTTGATAAAGCGATGCAATACTCGTATAGAGACCGTAGAAACAAAAAGAGAACATTCCGTGCTTTATGGATTACGCGTATTAACGCAGGAGCCAGAGAACATGGTTTATCTTATTCTCAATTTATGGGGAAATTAAAAGCTAATGATATTGAATTAAACCGTAAGGTTTTAGCAGATTTAGCTATGAATAACCCTGAGGCTTTTAAAGCTGTTATAGAGAAAGTAAAATAA
- a CDS encoding secondary thiamine-phosphate synthase enzyme YjbQ: protein MKFFQKEIKLQPSSRGFHLITNSILDAIPEIGQISIGQLQVFIKHTSASLTINENADATVRTDFESHFNVMVPENAAYYKHTYEGPDDMPAHIKTSLLGASVNIPITKGQLNLGIWQGIYLCEHRDYGGSRNIVITAFGV from the coding sequence ATGAAATTTTTTCAGAAGGAAATAAAATTACAGCCTAGTTCAAGAGGGTTTCATTTAATTACCAATAGTATTCTAGATGCTATTCCAGAAATAGGGCAAATAAGCATTGGACAATTACAAGTATTTATTAAACATACATCAGCCAGTTTAACTATAAATGAAAATGCAGATGCTACTGTGAGAACAGATTTTGAATCCCATTTTAATGTCATGGTTCCCGAAAACGCAGCTTATTATAAACATACCTATGAAGGGCCTGATGATATGCCGGCACATATTAAGACATCATTACTTGGAGCGTCGGTTAATATACCTATTACAAAGGGGCAATTAAATTTAGGAATTTGGCAAGGTATTTATTTATGTGAACATAGAGATTATGGAGGCTCAAGAAACATTGTTATCACAGCTTTTGGAGTATAA
- a CDS encoding asparagine synthetase B produces MKKIFFTLLFVLAGLHTYASYILIPMDAESQKNHLKAYGITYWTLNKELKVKWLLNYRGGSFLLPDTDDIQRECQIRGISFEVISNSKVESILEEISSPSKNMEAVILEKAPKIAVYTPKGKLPWDDAVTMVLKYAEIPYETVYDEEVLNDGLLLFDWLHLHHEDFTGQYGKFYGAYRAASWYIQEKKDAEALAAKLGYNKVSQEKSDVALKIRDYVVGGGFMFAMCSATDSFDIALSAEGVDICEPMFDGDGSDPAYQNKIDYNKTFAFSNFTLERSPIVYEFSSIDMTSKRRVPKTIDYFSLMEFSAKWDPIPTMLCQNHTALVKGFMGQTTSFTRDEIKSNVLVMGETKSNGEAKYIHGIKGKGFFTFYGGHDPEDYQHRVGDAKTELDLHPTSPGYRLILNNVLFPAARKKKQKT; encoded by the coding sequence TTGAAAAAGATATTTTTTACATTACTATTTGTTTTAGCTGGGTTACATACCTATGCATCCTACATTCTTATACCCATGGATGCAGAAAGTCAAAAAAATCACCTTAAAGCATATGGTATTACCTATTGGACACTCAATAAGGAATTAAAAGTAAAATGGCTTTTAAATTACAGAGGCGGTTCATTTTTACTACCAGATACTGATGATATTCAGAGAGAGTGTCAAATTCGCGGGATTTCTTTCGAAGTTATTTCAAACTCTAAAGTGGAAAGCATTTTAGAAGAGATAAGCAGTCCTAGCAAAAATATGGAAGCAGTCATTTTAGAAAAAGCGCCTAAAATAGCAGTATATACTCCAAAGGGAAAACTACCATGGGATGATGCAGTAACGATGGTATTAAAATATGCTGAAATTCCTTATGAAACGGTTTACGATGAAGAAGTGTTAAATGATGGTTTGTTACTCTTTGACTGGCTACATTTACATCATGAGGATTTTACAGGGCAGTATGGTAAATTTTATGGTGCTTATAGAGCTGCTTCTTGGTACATTCAAGAAAAGAAAGATGCAGAAGCATTAGCAGCAAAATTGGGGTATAATAAAGTATCTCAAGAAAAATCTGATGTCGCTTTAAAGATTAGAGACTATGTTGTTGGAGGCGGGTTTATGTTTGCTATGTGCAGCGCTACAGATAGTTTTGATATTGCTTTATCTGCTGAAGGGGTAGATATCTGTGAACCGATGTTTGATGGTGATGGAAGCGATCCGGCTTACCAAAATAAAATCGATTATAATAAAACCTTTGCATTTTCTAATTTCACCTTAGAACGAAGTCCTATAGTATATGAGTTTTCCTCAATAGATATGACCAGTAAACGCAGGGTTCCTAAAACAATAGATTATTTTTCATTAATGGAATTTTCTGCAAAATGGGATCCCATTCCAACGATGTTATGTCAAAATCATACAGCATTAGTAAAAGGTTTTATGGGACAGACGACATCTTTTACTAGAGATGAAATAAAATCGAATGTATTAGTAATGGGGGAAACAAAATCGAATGGTGAAGCCAAATATATTCATGGCATAAAAGGAAAAGGCTTCTTTACTTTTTACGGAGGACATGACCCCGAAGATTACCAACATAGAGTAGGGGATGCAAAAACAGAATTAGATTTGCATCCAACATCTCCTGGGTATAGACTTATTTTAAATAATGTATTATTTCCAGCTGCAAGAAAAAAGAAACAGAAAACTTAA
- the dnaB gene encoding replicative DNA helicase — MKQPNQVQGYKVDKSTIISLEKGKIPPQALDLEEVVLGAMMIDKKGVDEVIDILSPEAFYKEAHQYIFEAIFQLFENSEPVDLLTVSTQLKKSSKLELAGGDFYLISLTQKVSSSAHIEFHARIILQKFIQRSLIKISNEIIEDSYDETKDVFDLLDKAEAKLYEVTQGNIKKSSETAQDLVIQAKKKIEEISNKEGLSGIPTGFNKLDKLTSGWQPSDLIIVAARPGMGKTALTLSMARNIAVDQNIPVAFFSLEMASVQLITRLISSETGLSSEKLRTGKLEKHEWEQLNVKVKGLEKAPLFIDDTPSLSIFDLRAKARRLSSQHGIKLIMIDYLQLMTGGNSHGGNREQEISMISRNLKALAKELMVPVIALSQLSRAVETRGGSKRPLLSDLRESGAIEQDADIVSFIYRPEYYKIDEWDDEERSPTEGQAEFIIAKHRNGGLENIRLKFLGHLGKFDNLDDFDSPFEFHSKMNAAANDDTFKADNFKASPDQAFGSSFNDDDDNDVPF, encoded by the coding sequence ATGAAGCAACCTAACCAAGTTCAAGGATATAAAGTAGATAAAAGCACCATTATTAGCCTTGAAAAGGGTAAAATTCCCCCGCAAGCACTTGATTTAGAAGAAGTTGTACTAGGAGCGATGATGATTGATAAAAAAGGGGTTGACGAAGTGATCGATATTTTAAGCCCCGAAGCATTTTACAAAGAAGCACATCAATATATTTTTGAAGCTATTTTTCAGTTGTTTGAAAACAGTGAACCTGTAGACTTATTAACCGTTTCCACGCAATTAAAGAAAAGCTCAAAGCTAGAACTTGCTGGTGGCGATTTTTACCTTATTTCTTTAACACAAAAAGTATCTTCTTCTGCGCATATTGAGTTTCATGCGCGTATTATTTTGCAAAAGTTTATTCAACGTAGTTTGATTAAAATCTCTAACGAAATTATAGAAGACTCTTATGATGAAACCAAAGACGTTTTCGATTTATTAGATAAAGCAGAAGCAAAATTATACGAAGTTACCCAAGGAAATATTAAAAAATCGAGTGAAACAGCTCAGGACTTAGTTATTCAAGCTAAGAAGAAAATTGAAGAAATTTCGAATAAAGAAGGACTTAGTGGTATACCAACAGGGTTTAATAAATTAGATAAACTAACATCTGGTTGGCAACCATCTGATTTAATTATCGTAGCAGCCCGTCCAGGTATGGGTAAAACAGCTTTAACACTTTCTATGGCAAGAAATATTGCTGTAGATCAAAATATACCGGTAGCATTCTTTTCTTTAGAGATGGCTTCAGTACAGTTAATTACCCGTTTAATTTCCAGTGAAACAGGCCTATCTTCTGAAAAACTACGTACAGGTAAGCTTGAGAAACACGAGTGGGAGCAACTTAATGTAAAAGTAAAAGGTTTAGAGAAAGCACCTCTTTTTATTGATGATACGCCATCACTTTCAATTTTTGATTTAAGGGCGAAAGCACGTCGTTTATCATCACAACATGGTATAAAATTAATCATGATTGATTATTTACAGTTAATGACTGGGGGTAATAGTCATGGAGGAAATCGTGAGCAAGAAATTTCTATGATTTCTAGAAACCTCAAGGCATTAGCTAAAGAATTAATGGTGCCCGTAATAGCCTTATCTCAGTTATCTCGCGCCGTTGAAACACGTGGTGGGAGCAAACGTCCGTTATTATCAGATTTACGTGAATCTGGTGCGATTGAGCAAGATGCCGATATTGTATCATTTATTTATAGACCAGAATATTATAAAATTGATGAATGGGATGATGAAGAACGTTCTCCAACAGAAGGACAAGCTGAGTTTATTATAGCAAAACATAGAAATGGTGGTTTAGAAAACATACGATTAAAGTTCCTTGGTCACTTAGGTAAGTTTGATAATTTAGATGATTTTGATTCACCTTTTGAGTTTCACTCTAAAATGAATGCAGCTGCGAATGATGACACTTTTAAAGCTGATAACTTTAAAGCAAGCCCAGATCAAGCTTTCGGAAGTTCGTTTAATGATGACGATGATAATGATGTGCCATTTTAA
- a CDS encoding acetyl-CoA carboxylase carboxyltransferase subunit alpha, whose product MEYLEFELPIKELEDQLQKCRVIGEESEVDVTETCSQIEKKLKEAQKDIYKNLSPWQRVQLSRHPNRPYTLDHIKAICGDSFLELHGDRNIKDDKAMIGGLGKIGDQSFMFIGQQKGYNTKTRQYRNFGMANPEGYRKALRLMKSAEKFGIPVVTLIDTPGAYPGLEAEERGQGEAIARNILEMTRLKVPIITIVIGEGASGGALGIGVGDNVLMLENSWYSVISPENCSSILWRSWEYKEQAAEALKLTATDAMKIKVVDGVIKEPLGGAHRDREKTFLAVSNAIVKSYESLKNLSPTELISQRMEKYANMGVYKG is encoded by the coding sequence ATGGAATACTTAGAATTTGAACTCCCTATAAAAGAGCTAGAAGATCAACTACAAAAGTGTAGAGTGATTGGAGAAGAAAGTGAAGTAGATGTTACCGAAACATGTTCTCAAATTGAAAAGAAGTTAAAAGAAGCCCAAAAAGATATTTATAAAAACCTATCGCCTTGGCAAAGAGTACAATTATCTCGTCATCCAAATAGACCATATACATTAGACCATATAAAAGCTATTTGTGGTGATTCATTTTTAGAATTACATGGAGATCGTAATATAAAAGATGATAAAGCGATGATTGGTGGTTTGGGAAAAATTGGTGACCAAAGTTTTATGTTTATAGGTCAACAAAAAGGATACAATACAAAAACCAGACAATATAGAAATTTCGGAATGGCTAATCCAGAAGGCTATCGTAAAGCATTACGTTTAATGAAGTCTGCCGAAAAATTCGGAATTCCAGTTGTAACTTTAATAGACACACCTGGCGCTTACCCTGGTTTGGAAGCAGAAGAGCGAGGACAAGGAGAAGCTATTGCTAGAAATATTTTAGAAATGACACGTTTAAAAGTGCCTATCATAACCATAGTAATTGGAGAAGGAGCATCTGGAGGTGCTTTAGGCATAGGTGTTGGAGATAACGTATTAATGTTAGAAAACTCTTGGTATTCTGTAATATCACCAGAAAACTGTTCCTCAATTCTATGGCGTAGCTGGGAATATAAAGAACAAGCAGCAGAAGCTTTAAAATTAACTGCAACTGATGCTATGAAGATAAAAGTAGTGGATGGTGTTATTAAAGAACCACTTGGAGGAGCACACAGAGATCGTGAAAAAACATTTTTAGCAGTAAGCAATGCCATCGTGAAATCTTATGAGTCATTAAAAAACTTATCACCAACAGAATTAATATCCCAGCGTATGGAAAAATATGCAAATATGGGAGTGTATAAAGGGTAA
- a CDS encoding DMT family transporter, with translation MPNAKIKNYLHLHFLVFIAGFTAILGELITIKAIPLVWYRMAMASILMFIYIKIAKVKIKITLKSFLRLSIAGIIIALHWITFFGAIDAANISIALAMFSTGAFFASLIEPIIYKRAIIWYEILFGIIVIIGVFIITQSEIKYLTGILLGISSAFFSSLFAVLNGKFLTKHTATVISFYEFISGVIFISIYILFFGEGVSLDFFNLNTADFGYLFILASICTAYAFIASVYVMKLISPYTVVLTYNLEPIYGIIMAIILFPEKEKMSASFYYGAIVIIATVILNGVLKNSRKLKRKHT, from the coding sequence ATGCCAAACGCTAAAATTAAAAACTATTTACACTTACATTTTTTAGTTTTTATAGCAGGTTTTACCGCTATTCTTGGTGAGTTAATTACAATAAAAGCAATTCCTTTAGTTTGGTATAGAATGGCGATGGCTTCTATTTTAATGTTTATTTACATTAAAATTGCCAAAGTCAAAATAAAAATCACACTAAAATCTTTTCTCAGACTTTCAATAGCAGGAATCATAATAGCATTGCATTGGATAACTTTTTTTGGAGCGATAGATGCCGCTAATATATCCATAGCATTAGCTATGTTTTCTACAGGAGCCTTTTTTGCTTCTTTGATAGAACCTATTATTTACAAGCGAGCCATTATCTGGTATGAAATTCTTTTTGGAATTATAGTAATAATAGGCGTCTTTATAATTACGCAAAGTGAAATAAAATACCTAACAGGGATTCTTCTTGGAATTTCTTCAGCATTTTTCTCTTCACTATTTGCAGTATTAAACGGAAAATTTTTAACAAAACATACAGCAACAGTTATTTCATTTTATGAGTTTATTAGTGGAGTCATATTCATTTCTATTTATATTTTATTTTTTGGTGAAGGGGTCTCTTTAGATTTTTTCAATTTAAATACCGCCGATTTTGGATACCTCTTTATATTGGCATCTATTTGTACAGCTTATGCTTTTATTGCATCCGTTTATGTTATGAAATTAATCAGCCCCTATACAGTTGTGTTAACATATAATCTAGAACCTATTTATGGTATTATTATGGCCATTATATTGTTTCCGGAAAAAGAAAAGATGAGTGCATCATTTTATTATGGAGCTATAGTTATTATAGCGACAGTCATTTTAAATGGCGTTTTAAAAAACTCAAGAAAATTAAAAAGAAAGCATACTTAA
- a CDS encoding LptF/LptG family permease, translating into MKILDWYILKRYLFTFLMMLLLFVPIGITVHLAEKIGKILENEVPFWEVMVYFLDFTIYFAHLLFPLFLFLSVIWFTSKLANNTEVIAFLSSGVSFTRFLRPYMIGASVVAVLAIILGLFLAPKASEGFNNFSYKYLKKGRSAVDNKNVFRQINDNDIIYVSDFDLKNQEGRYFTFEHFEGNKLACRITANKIKYIEKDTIYQLTDYVRRDIGIDEDKIEKISKKDTLFAFHVDDLIPVIYAAETKMYGDLKRFIAKEEARGSSNVGRFQLVLYRKWSLPVSVFILTIIAVAVSSIKRRGGMGVNLAVGICIAMVFVFFDKIFGVMAEQSDFPPLVAVWFPNIIFGILAAYLLYNAKR; encoded by the coding sequence ATGAAAATTCTTGATTGGTATATATTAAAACGGTATCTGTTTACATTTTTAATGATGTTGTTATTGTTTGTTCCTATTGGAATAACAGTACACCTTGCCGAAAAGATTGGTAAAATATTAGAAAATGAAGTCCCTTTTTGGGAAGTCATGGTTTATTTTTTAGACTTTACAATCTATTTCGCTCACCTACTTTTCCCATTATTTTTATTCCTATCAGTTATTTGGTTTACATCCAAGCTTGCCAATAATACAGAAGTTATTGCTTTTTTAAGTTCGGGTGTTTCATTTACACGTTTTTTAAGACCCTATATGATAGGCGCTTCTGTAGTTGCTGTACTAGCCATTATTTTAGGATTATTTTTAGCACCCAAAGCAAGTGAAGGCTTTAATAATTTTAGCTATAAATATTTAAAAAAGGGTAGGAGTGCCGTAGACAACAAAAATGTGTTTAGGCAAATAAATGATAACGATATTATTTATGTAAGCGATTTTGATTTAAAAAACCAGGAAGGAAGATATTTTACTTTCGAACATTTTGAAGGAAACAAACTTGCCTGCAGAATAACTGCCAATAAAATAAAATACATAGAAAAAGATACCATATATCAACTAACGGATTATGTTAGAAGAGATATTGGAATAGATGAAGATAAAATAGAAAAGATAAGTAAAAAGGATACTCTTTTTGCTTTTCATGTAGATGACTTGATTCCAGTTATATATGCTGCCGAAACAAAAATGTATGGAGATTTAAAACGATTTATAGCCAAAGAAGAAGCCCGTGGATCTTCCAATGTTGGTCGTTTTCAATTGGTTTTATACAGAAAATGGAGTTTGCCTGTTTCAGTATTTATTTTAACAATAATAGCCGTGGCAGTGTCTTCAATAAAAAGACGAGGAGGCATGGGAGTTAATTTAGCCGTCGGGATTTGTATTGCTATGGTTTTTGTATTCTTCGATAAGATCTTTGGCGTTATGGCAGAACAGTCAGATTTTCCACCGCTAGTTGCAGTATGGTTTCCTAATATCATTTTCGGTATTTTAGCAGCTTATTTACTATACAATGCCAAACGCTAA
- the tgt gene encoding tRNA guanosine(34) transglycosylase Tgt produces MKFELKAKDAQSKARAGKITTDHGVIETPIFMPVGTVATVKGVHQRELKDDINPDIILGNTYHLYLRPQTDILEKAGGLHKFMNWDRNILTDSGGYQVYSLSANRKIKEEGVKFKSHIDGSYHTFTPENVMEIQRTIGADIIMAFDECTPYPCDYNYAKRSMHMTHRWLDRCINHLEKTPLKYGYNQAFFPIVQGSTYKDLRKQSAEYIANSGAVGNAIGGLSVGEPAEEMYAMTDVVCAILPEEKPRYLMGVGTPINILENIALGVDMFDCVMPTRNARNGMLFTAHGTINIKNLKWADDFSPIDDMGITFVDTEYSKAYLRHLFTVNELLGKQIATIHNLGFYLWLVREARKHILAGDFKTWKDNMVKQMDNRL; encoded by the coding sequence ATGAAATTTGAATTAAAAGCGAAAGACGCTCAGAGTAAAGCAAGAGCAGGTAAAATAACTACCGATCATGGTGTTATAGAAACGCCTATTTTTATGCCCGTTGGAACAGTTGCCACTGTAAAAGGAGTGCATCAACGTGAGTTAAAAGATGATATAAATCCCGACATTATTTTAGGCAACACGTATCATTTGTATTTGCGACCTCAAACTGATATTCTAGAAAAGGCAGGTGGACTTCATAAGTTTATGAATTGGGATAGAAATATTTTAACAGATTCAGGAGGATATCAGGTATATTCTTTATCTGCAAATAGAAAAATTAAAGAAGAAGGCGTTAAGTTTAAATCACATATTGATGGTAGCTACCATACCTTTACACCAGAGAATGTCATGGAAATTCAACGCACTATTGGAGCAGACATTATCATGGCTTTTGATGAGTGTACGCCTTACCCATGTGACTATAACTATGCAAAACGTTCTATGCATATGACGCATCGCTGGTTAGATAGATGTATCAATCACTTAGAAAAGACACCTTTAAAATATGGATATAACCAAGCATTTTTTCCAATTGTACAAGGAAGTACCTATAAAGATTTACGTAAGCAATCTGCAGAATATATTGCAAATTCTGGAGCAGTTGGTAATGCCATTGGAGGTTTGTCGGTTGGTGAACCAGCAGAAGAAATGTATGCCATGACGGATGTTGTTTGTGCTATTTTGCCAGAAGAAAAACCGCGTTATTTAATGGGAGTAGGAACACCAATCAATATTTTAGAAAATATTGCGTTAGGAGTAGATATGTTTGATTGTGTGATGCCCACAAGAAATGCTAGAAATGGTATGTTATTTACAGCACATGGTACCATAAATATTAAAAATTTAAAATGGGCAGACGATTTTTCGCCAATAGACGATATGGGCATAACATTTGTAGATACCGAATATAGTAAAGCTTATCTGAGGCATTTATTCACAGTTAACGAATTGCTAGGTAAGCAAATAGCAACCATACACAATTTAGGTTTTTATTTATGGTTGGTTCGAGAAGCAAGAAAACATATATTAGCAGGAGATTTTAAAACATGGAAAGACAACATGGTAAAACAAATGGATAATCGTTTATAG